From a region of the Candidatus Poribacteria bacterium genome:
- a CDS encoding VWA domain-containing protein — MGFLNPFLLFGALTAAVPLLIHLWSRRQAATVEFSTLRFLLEAHRKTVRRLQLEQWLLLALRALVLVLAALALARPILHAGGWLATTRDPAAVAIVLDVSGSMSYQGATGVRMELARQRADDIVRSLETGDEVALILMSDSADSLFEPPTTELADVRQAIRSTEVTARSTRPEASIELALSLLDRSSLRHRELYIVSDFAQTGWDSLALDTQDVKTYLVHVGDAETANASIVSVELSAPQPVVNLPSKIAVKVRNWGDAAFSDRTLELLVDDEVRASRVVRLPPRSEIVEHVSHTFDAAGTHRIVARLAEDRLSSDDTRSATASVQGDLDVLVTGSGELYMALALDPERLQSVEGGAAIRPSTAPSSAFAQLDLSARDAVVLVDPTLSDSRDVDRIRSYLMAGGTCIVYLGPSASPAAVGAAPWMPVESEGITRYTPPTKLSLGASPQGTGLTSAAHPLAVFEPQSWLRRTSPDFQAAHRLGARDGSDVLASFADGNPAIVASQFGSGRVIAVNTPATGREWSNLPVTPFFVPLVQQLVFHGTRDLSRPKSSLEVGDVYTRQMGATDPVTVAVTTPRGDTRTIPRSEDGASISFADTGDPGMYRLGPGSGGKASAFAEWFTVAFPADESDLSPASREMVAAALRGGATWLDATTDGVDPDVSAILRERRSGRELWRPLIFAALALLLIESLVSHRIESRKDNLPSSPAPARGA, encoded by the coding sequence ATGGGCTTCCTGAATCCGTTTCTGTTGTTCGGCGCGTTGACGGCTGCCGTACCGCTGCTCATCCATCTCTGGAGCCGTCGGCAGGCGGCTACCGTCGAGTTCAGCACGCTTCGCTTCCTGCTCGAAGCCCACCGAAAGACGGTTCGCCGACTACAGCTCGAGCAGTGGCTCCTATTGGCGTTGCGGGCACTAGTCCTAGTCCTCGCGGCTTTGGCGCTCGCCAGACCGATCCTGCACGCCGGCGGCTGGCTCGCTACGACTCGCGATCCTGCGGCGGTCGCCATCGTGCTCGACGTCTCGGGCAGCATGTCCTACCAGGGAGCTACTGGCGTACGGATGGAGCTCGCGAGGCAGCGAGCGGACGACATCGTCCGATCCCTGGAAACGGGCGATGAAGTCGCGCTGATCCTGATGTCGGATTCGGCGGATTCTTTGTTCGAGCCCCCGACGACCGAGCTCGCGGACGTGAGGCAGGCGATTCGTTCTACCGAAGTCACCGCTCGATCCACTCGACCCGAGGCGTCCATCGAACTGGCATTGTCGCTACTCGATCGGTCGTCGCTCCGGCACCGCGAGCTCTACATCGTCAGTGACTTCGCGCAAACCGGCTGGGATTCGCTCGCGTTGGATACCCAGGACGTGAAGACGTACCTGGTTCATGTCGGCGACGCTGAGACCGCGAACGCGAGCATCGTCTCGGTTGAGTTGAGCGCCCCGCAGCCCGTGGTCAATCTGCCCTCCAAGATCGCCGTGAAGGTACGCAACTGGGGAGACGCCGCCTTCAGCGACCGAACGCTCGAACTACTCGTGGACGACGAGGTGAGAGCATCCAGGGTCGTGCGGCTGCCCCCGAGATCGGAGATCGTGGAACACGTTTCTCACACGTTCGATGCTGCGGGAACCCATCGGATCGTCGCGCGTCTGGCTGAGGACCGGCTGTCCTCCGACGATACACGGTCGGCAACCGCCTCCGTCCAAGGCGATCTCGACGTGTTGGTCACCGGCTCCGGCGAGCTCTACATGGCTTTGGCGCTGGACCCTGAACGCCTGCAAAGCGTCGAAGGTGGGGCTGCCATTCGTCCATCGACGGCTCCATCCTCCGCCTTCGCGCAGCTCGACCTATCGGCTCGCGACGCCGTGGTCTTGGTCGACCCAACGCTGTCGGACTCGCGTGACGTCGATCGCATCCGAAGCTATCTCATGGCTGGCGGCACGTGCATCGTCTATTTGGGCCCCTCCGCCTCTCCTGCTGCCGTTGGAGCGGCTCCGTGGATGCCGGTGGAGTCCGAAGGCATCACGCGTTACACGCCTCCCACCAAGCTGAGCCTGGGCGCTTCGCCTCAGGGAACGGGTCTGACATCGGCGGCGCACCCGCTTGCCGTGTTCGAGCCACAGTCATGGCTCCGCCGCACATCGCCTGACTTTCAGGCAGCGCATCGCCTAGGCGCGCGCGACGGTTCCGATGTGCTCGCGTCGTTCGCCGATGGGAACCCAGCCATCGTAGCCTCTCAGTTCGGGTCTGGACGCGTGATCGCCGTCAACACGCCGGCGACGGGTCGCGAATGGTCCAATCTTCCGGTTACGCCGTTCTTTGTGCCGCTTGTCCAGCAGCTTGTATTCCACGGCACTCGCGACCTCTCGCGCCCGAAGTCGTCCCTCGAAGTCGGCGATGTCTACACAAGGCAAATGGGCGCGACGGACCCCGTCACAGTCGCGGTGACCACGCCTCGCGGAGACACCCGGACGATTCCCCGTTCGGAGGATGGGGCGTCGATATCCTTTGCCGACACGGGCGACCCGGGGATGTATCGGTTGGGACCCGGTTCCGGCGGCAAGGCGTCCGCGTTTGCCGAATGGTTCACGGTCGCCTTCCCAGCCGACGAGTCGGACCTCAGTCCCGCATCTCGCGAGATGGTCGCCGCCGCGTTGCGCGGGGGCGCCACCTGGCTCGACGCCACGACGGATGGCGTTGACCCGGACGTGTCGGCAATCCTGCGCGAGCGGCGATCCGGGCGCGAGCTGTGGCGTCCTCTGATCTTCGCGGCACTGGCTCTCCTGCTCATCGAGTCCCTGGTGTCCCACCGGATCGAGTCGCGCAAAGACAACCTGCCGAGTTCGCCGGCGCCAGCCCGCGGGGCATAG
- a CDS encoding Gfo/Idh/MocA family oxidoreductase, whose protein sequence is MNPRVMQIALVGAGMFGADVHLRTYADLERCGIAPYLGRIGMDDLAREFSDVRWELVAVATRSPDSASRAAQTYAAWTGKTPRAYYGDAPWEDVLSDFSDLRVLSVATPDDLHAAPVLAALRRGVHAVVEKPMTLTLAEADAILEAERQSGCLVGLDMHKRYDPDHLHIFTELLPRLGAPLYGRAVLEEPLEVSTSTFKWATRSDPFSYVGVHWTDLFIHYLKTKPASLHAIGQKRRLADDFGIDAYDAVQVSVVFDNGLHVQFNNHWINPSDFEGPVNQECEIVAARGKIESDSQYRGLRYTIAGGGSRTTNTHFTRLVSRPDGSKSMVGYGKDSLVACLLAMLRRDAGSERIETLRGTYPNAHEGRLSVAIIEAAKRVRDMNAHYLTDGRGTPVTATFGKHGVEVGDPIGANHVIYSRPV, encoded by the coding sequence ATGAACCCTCGCGTGATGCAGATCGCCCTGGTCGGCGCGGGGATGTTCGGTGCGGACGTGCATCTGCGCACTTACGCGGACCTGGAACGGTGCGGTATCGCGCCGTACTTGGGCAGGATCGGAATGGACGATCTCGCCCGCGAATTCTCAGACGTGCGATGGGAGCTCGTGGCAGTGGCGACTCGGTCGCCAGACAGCGCGTCCCGTGCCGCCCAGACGTATGCCGCCTGGACAGGCAAGACGCCCCGCGCCTACTACGGCGATGCGCCCTGGGAGGATGTGCTCTCGGACTTCTCCGACCTGCGCGTGCTCTCCGTTGCGACGCCAGACGATCTGCACGCCGCACCGGTTCTGGCTGCGCTTCGGCGGGGGGTTCACGCGGTCGTCGAGAAACCGATGACGCTGACTCTTGCCGAGGCGGATGCCATTCTGGAGGCAGAGCGCCAGTCCGGTTGCCTCGTCGGTCTCGACATGCACAAGCGCTACGACCCCGACCATCTGCACATCTTCACGGAGCTCCTGCCCCGACTCGGGGCTCCATTGTACGGTCGCGCTGTGCTCGAGGAGCCGCTCGAAGTCTCGACGAGCACGTTCAAGTGGGCGACCAGAAGCGATCCCTTCAGCTACGTCGGTGTCCACTGGACGGATCTCTTCATTCACTACCTCAAGACCAAGCCTGCCTCGCTGCACGCCATCGGTCAGAAGCGCCGACTCGCCGACGACTTCGGTATCGACGCCTACGACGCAGTCCAGGTGAGCGTCGTCTTCGACAACGGGCTCCACGTCCAGTTCAACAATCACTGGATCAACCCCAGCGACTTCGAGGGTCCGGTGAACCAGGAGTGCGAGATCGTCGCCGCTCGCGGGAAGATCGAATCGGACAGCCAGTACCGCGGATTGCGCTACACCATCGCAGGCGGCGGCTCTCGCACCACGAACACGCATTTCACTCGTCTCGTCTCGCGTCCGGACGGCTCCAAGTCGATGGTCGGCTACGGCAAGGACAGCCTGGTCGCCTGCCTGCTGGCGATGCTCCGACGCGACGCCGGCTCCGAGCGCATCGAGACGCTTCGTGGAACGTACCCGAATGCCCACGAAGGTCGGCTGTCTGTCGCGATCATCGAGGCGGCGAAGCGGGTTCGGGACATGAACGCGCACTACCTGACCGATGGGCGCGGCACGCCGGTCACGGCGACGTTCGGCAAGCACGGTGTCGAGGTGGGCGATCCCATCGGCGCGAACCACGTCATCTACTCGCGACCCGTGTAG
- a CDS encoding RluA family pseudouridine synthase — MNEWEHGPGDSADPASALPDRFVVADGDDGSRLDVYLAAHVPHLSRSRLQQLIGDSHVQVNERPAKSSLRLRSGDVIGLRLPEPRPSHLSPEPLPLGILHEDESIIVLNKPPGVVVHPAPGARTGTLVHRLLAHCPDLGTIGDSIRPGIAHRLDKDTSGVLVVAKDEASLRSLQEQFRRHTARRTYSAIVRGVPPPSGVIDAPLGRSVRDGKRMAVGGVSTRDAVTRFTVAEAFAHVGSDRGYSLLSVSLETGRTHQIRVHLSHFGFPVVGDPTYGGRTGADFEAHPLLAPALHRTDRQMLHARELTLVHPSTLVSMTFHAPAPADFVEFLTLLRSLSGSAS, encoded by the coding sequence GTGAACGAGTGGGAACACGGTCCGGGAGATTCGGCGGATCCCGCCTCCGCCCTCCCGGACCGGTTCGTCGTCGCCGACGGCGACGATGGGTCGCGCCTCGACGTCTACCTCGCAGCGCATGTGCCCCATCTGTCCCGGTCTCGCCTTCAGCAGCTCATCGGCGATTCGCACGTCCAGGTCAACGAACGCCCAGCGAAATCCAGCCTACGCCTGCGATCCGGCGATGTGATCGGTCTGCGGCTGCCGGAGCCGCGCCCATCCCATCTATCTCCCGAACCCCTTCCCCTCGGCATCCTGCATGAGGACGAAAGCATCATCGTCCTCAACAAGCCGCCAGGGGTCGTTGTCCATCCTGCGCCGGGAGCGCGCACTGGAACGCTGGTCCATCGCCTGCTGGCGCATTGCCCAGACCTCGGTACCATCGGCGACTCGATCCGACCCGGAATCGCCCATCGACTGGACAAGGACACTTCCGGAGTGCTCGTCGTCGCCAAGGACGAGGCTTCGCTTCGGTCCCTCCAGGAGCAGTTCCGCAGGCACACCGCCCGGCGAACCTACTCCGCGATCGTGCGCGGCGTACCGCCGCCATCGGGGGTCATCGACGCACCGCTGGGCAGAAGCGTTCGCGACGGCAAGCGAATGGCTGTCGGCGGTGTGAGCACCCGCGACGCGGTAACGCGATTCACCGTCGCGGAGGCGTTCGCCCATGTCGGCTCGGACCGCGGCTATTCCCTGCTATCGGTGAGTCTCGAGACCGGGCGAACCCATCAGATACGCGTCCATCTGAGCCATTTCGGGTTCCCCGTCGTTGGCGATCCGACCTACGGCGGTAGAACCGGCGCAGACTTTGAGGCGCATCCGTTGCTGGCTCCAGCCCTCCATCGGACAGATCGCCAGATGCTCCACGCGCGCGAGTTGACACTGGTTCACCCGAGTACTCTGGTCAGTATGACATTCCATGCACCCGCGCCAGCGGATTTCGTCGAGTTCTTGACGCTCCTGCGTTCCCTGTCGGGCTCCGCCTCCTGA
- a CDS encoding inositol-3-phosphate synthase, which yields MPKLKIAIAGVGNCASSLVQGLHYYRDARDGEFVPGLMHVRLGGYHISDVEVVAAFDVDDTKVGKDLSDALVAPINNTIKFSDIPQTGVMVQRGETFDGLGKYYKQTIRESESVPVRAADVLAESGTQVLVNYLPVGSERAVRWYMEQALEAGVAVVNCMPVFIAKDARWSQRFADRGLPIVGDDIKAQVGATIVHRVLARLMNDRGVKVERMSQLNVGGNMDFMNMLEHERLESKRISKTDAVVSQLDYKIEPENIHIGPSDYVPWLQDRKWCYLRIEGREFGDVPVNIELKLEVWDSPNSAGVAIDAIRCAQLARDRGVVGALIGPSAYFMKSPPIQYTDAEALDMVESFIAGR from the coding sequence ATGCCGAAGTTGAAGATCGCGATTGCCGGCGTTGGGAACTGCGCTTCGTCCCTGGTTCAGGGGCTGCACTACTACCGCGATGCGCGCGATGGCGAGTTCGTGCCGGGGCTGATGCACGTACGCTTGGGCGGCTACCACATCTCGGATGTCGAGGTCGTCGCGGCGTTTGACGTCGACGATACGAAGGTCGGCAAGGACCTGAGCGACGCCCTCGTGGCTCCCATCAACAATACGATCAAGTTCTCCGACATCCCGCAGACCGGCGTGATGGTTCAGCGGGGCGAGACGTTCGACGGCTTGGGCAAGTACTACAAGCAGACGATTCGGGAATCGGAGTCGGTTCCCGTGCGCGCTGCGGACGTACTCGCCGAGAGCGGAACCCAGGTGCTCGTCAACTATCTGCCGGTCGGCAGCGAGCGCGCCGTGCGTTGGTACATGGAGCAGGCGCTCGAAGCCGGTGTGGCTGTCGTGAACTGCATGCCGGTGTTCATCGCCAAGGACGCGCGATGGAGCCAACGGTTCGCGGACCGTGGTCTGCCCATCGTCGGCGACGATATCAAGGCTCAGGTCGGCGCAACGATTGTTCATCGGGTTCTCGCGCGCCTGATGAACGACCGAGGCGTCAAGGTCGAGCGCATGTCGCAGCTCAATGTCGGCGGCAACATGGACTTCATGAACATGCTCGAACACGAGCGGCTCGAGTCCAAGAGGATCAGCAAGACGGACGCCGTGGTGTCCCAGCTCGACTACAAGATCGAACCCGAGAACATCCACATTGGGCCCAGCGACTACGTGCCGTGGCTCCAAGACCGCAAGTGGTGCTACCTGCGCATCGAGGGCAGGGAGTTCGGCGACGTGCCCGTGAACATCGAGCTCAAGCTGGAGGTGTGGGATTCCCCCAACTCGGCGGGCGTCGCCATCGACGCGATCCGCTGTGCGCAGCTAGCGCGTGATCGCGGTGTGGTCGGCGCGCTGATCGGTCCATCGGCGTACTTCATGAAGTCGCCGCCGATCCAGTACACGGACGCCGAAGCCTTGGATATGGTAGAGAGCTTCATCGCAGGCAGATAG
- a CDS encoding iron-containing alcohol dehydrogenase, whose product MRVPATFSFPTRVVFGAGALSGLPSIVAEWSPCRVLVVTDPGITAISLHTPVCDLLTAGGICWDLFDSVDTNPIEKNVDEGTAAFRDAACDFIIGLGGGSALDVAKAIRLRATHDLPLHEYDELVEGWKKTHGGVPPMLAIPTTAGTGSEVGRSAVITLVATGRKTVLFSPHLMPNVALLDPEMTVGLPPRLTAATGMDALTHSLESYLSINFHPFCDAVALHGLRLCGEYLPRAVENGADIEARGMMLLASSMGATAFQKGLGVAHSMAHPLSTLHGLHHGLANAIVLPTALRWNAGHASRKLSDVGKALSLELDRVPDRDAADVTIDWIENLSRRVGIPRSLSEAGVKDPDVETLARAAHADGCHWTNPRPVTADDLQFLYRQVL is encoded by the coding sequence ATCCGGGTGCCAGCCACATTTTCCTTTCCAACGCGTGTCGTGTTCGGCGCCGGAGCCCTGAGCGGGTTGCCATCGATCGTGGCTGAGTGGTCTCCGTGCCGAGTCCTGGTTGTGACGGACCCCGGCATCACGGCGATCAGCCTCCACACGCCTGTGTGCGACCTCCTCACTGCCGGCGGAATCTGCTGGGACCTGTTCGACTCGGTCGACACCAACCCCATCGAAAAGAACGTCGATGAGGGTACGGCTGCCTTCCGCGATGCCGCGTGCGACTTCATCATCGGCTTGGGCGGCGGCAGCGCCTTGGATGTCGCCAAGGCGATTCGACTCCGCGCCACGCACGACCTGCCGCTGCACGAGTACGACGAGCTCGTCGAAGGGTGGAAGAAGACGCACGGCGGAGTACCTCCGATGTTGGCGATCCCCACTACAGCCGGGACCGGAAGCGAGGTCGGCCGCAGCGCCGTCATCACCCTCGTCGCCACGGGTCGTAAGACGGTGCTCTTCAGTCCGCATCTGATGCCGAATGTCGCGCTCCTCGATCCCGAAATGACCGTCGGGCTGCCGCCGCGTCTCACCGCCGCAACCGGCATGGATGCGCTGACGCACTCGTTAGAGTCGTACCTCTCGATCAACTTCCATCCTTTCTGCGACGCCGTAGCTCTGCACGGGCTGCGGCTGTGCGGCGAGTATCTGCCGCGCGCAGTCGAGAATGGAGCCGATATCGAAGCGCGAGGCATGATGCTGCTCGCTTCGTCGATGGGCGCGACGGCGTTCCAGAAGGGGTTGGGGGTCGCGCACTCGATGGCGCACCCCTTGTCGACGCTACACGGACTCCATCACGGGCTGGCGAACGCGATCGTTCTCCCAACGGCGCTTCGATGGAACGCCGGACACGCGTCGAGGAAGCTGTCGGATGTCGGCAAGGCGCTCAGCCTCGAACTGGATCGCGTCCCGGACCGAGACGCCGCAGACGTGACCATCGACTGGATCGAGAACCTGTCCCGCCGCGTGGGTATTCCTCGAAGCCTTTCGGAAGCCGGCGTGAAGGACCCCGACGTCGAAACGCTCGCCAGGGCGGCGCACGCGGACGGTTGCCATTGGACGAATCCGCGTCCTGTGACCGCCGATGATCTCCAATTCCTGTACCGCCAGGTTCTTTAG
- the gspG gene encoding type II secretion system protein GspG, protein MGVLHEVAADPVHGRRSLGYGRELHRRQIAARGGRERAGARSHCARHLVLLRWVDAEDGREGVHVKRVYWIGIIVLLVGGGVATARFFQQTEHGKRQQAIEELEHLMFALDRYAKDNGDYPSTDQGIAALWESPVGAPVPPNWKGPYIDTPVVADPWGNPYAYRRPGIHGTFTYDLLSYGSDGVSGGRGDAEDIVSWLRRDEL, encoded by the coding sequence ATCGGCGTACTTCATGAAGTCGCCGCCGATCCAGTACACGGACGCCGAAGCCTTGGATATGGTAGAGAGCTTCATCGCAGGCAGATAGCCGCGCGAGGTGGGCGAGAGCGCGCCGGCGCGCGCTCCCATTGCGCCCGTCACCTGGTGCTGTTACGATGGGTTGACGCTGAGGATGGGCGTGAGGGTGTTCATGTGAAACGAGTCTACTGGATCGGCATCATCGTCCTGCTGGTGGGAGGCGGGGTCGCGACAGCTCGCTTCTTCCAGCAGACCGAGCACGGCAAGCGCCAGCAGGCCATCGAAGAGCTCGAACACCTGATGTTCGCGCTGGACCGCTATGCCAAGGACAATGGGGACTATCCTTCCACGGATCAGGGCATCGCGGCGCTATGGGAATCGCCCGTCGGCGCACCCGTGCCGCCGAACTGGAAAGGACCCTACATCGACACGCCGGTGGTTGCCGACCCGTGGGGCAACCCGTACGCCTACCGCCGTCCCGGAATCCACGGCACGTTCACGTATGATCTGCTGTCATACGGCTCCGATGGCGTCAGTGGCGGACGTGGCGATGCCGAGGATATCGTCTCGTGGCTCCGTCGAGACGAGCTCTGA
- a CDS encoding tetratricopeptide repeat protein — MQRRRRNAPRSHGQLPRDWKQSLGKPTLRRSRLPIEQRRHRRTLAWQSGFAVVVALCLGIGIRQCGIRRDDEHWARAVAAIESESEGRLATVADYISAHSDGRHIEDAHYHYARLSQELEGCATARDAWLRVLVGSDPERSAEACVRLGDCAFEAGDLDAALNQYADATRHAPQSPWVAWASLGVGRVAQARSDMDTARDRYRTALRNASDTQLVSVAARTLGAIDLLALQTEGGAQRTVVSGDSVALIASRAGLAIADVVAHNPWLEDPNRLDVGDVLRLPPKDLSLEVDVSGRCIRLMRRGAVVRYYPAAVGAPATPTPAGSFSVRAVRVLSADGPGPALIELNLRGFGIAPGAALDTLRTASTSGRVMIADEDWSELTRWARPGMPVRIVQSTGETRWAYGLQSN, encoded by the coding sequence ATGCAGCGACGCCGTCGGAATGCGCCACGATCACACGGTCAGTTGCCCAGGGACTGGAAGCAGTCTCTCGGCAAGCCGACGTTGCGTCGGTCGAGGCTGCCCATCGAACAACGCCGACACAGGCGAACGCTGGCGTGGCAGAGCGGCTTCGCCGTGGTCGTCGCGTTGTGCCTCGGAATCGGGATACGCCAGTGCGGCATTCGGCGCGACGATGAACACTGGGCGCGGGCTGTGGCGGCCATCGAGTCCGAATCAGAAGGACGCCTCGCGACGGTCGCGGACTACATCTCCGCACACTCGGACGGACGACACATCGAGGACGCACACTACCACTACGCGCGACTGTCGCAGGAGCTCGAAGGCTGCGCGACGGCTCGAGATGCGTGGCTGCGCGTCTTGGTCGGGTCTGACCCGGAACGATCCGCTGAGGCGTGCGTACGACTGGGCGACTGCGCCTTCGAAGCCGGCGACCTCGATGCAGCACTGAACCAGTACGCGGACGCCACGCGGCACGCCCCGCAATCGCCTTGGGTGGCGTGGGCGTCTCTCGGAGTGGGGCGAGTCGCACAGGCACGAAGCGACATGGACACGGCGCGCGATCGATACCGGACAGCGCTGAGAAACGCCTCCGACACACAGTTGGTAAGCGTGGCGGCGCGTACGTTGGGTGCCATCGACCTGCTCGCATTGCAGACCGAAGGCGGAGCGCAGCGTACGGTGGTCTCGGGCGACAGCGTGGCGCTGATCGCATCGAGAGCCGGCTTGGCAATCGCGGACGTCGTAGCGCACAACCCGTGGCTCGAAGACCCCAACCGACTGGATGTCGGAGACGTGTTGCGCCTACCACCCAAGGACCTCTCGCTCGAAGTGGATGTGTCGGGCAGATGCATCCGGCTCATGCGTCGCGGCGCGGTTGTACGGTACTATCCAGCAGCGGTGGGCGCGCCGGCAACGCCGACGCCAGCCGGGTCGTTCTCGGTGCGAGCTGTCCGTGTCCTGAGCGCCGATGGACCCGGGCCCGCTCTGATCGAGTTGAACCTGCGCGGCTTCGGCATCGCTCCGGGCGCAGCGCTCGATACGCTGCGAACCGCGTCGACTTCTGGACGCGTCATGATCGCCGACGAGGATTGGTCTGAGCTCACTCGCTGGGCAAGACCAGGGATGCCGGTCCGAATCGTCCAGTCGACCGGAGAGACTCGATGGGCGTACGGTCTCCAGTCGAACTGA
- a CDS encoding YggS family pyridoxal phosphate-dependent enzyme, translated as MPIADRLSDLQSKVADAASRSGRRADDVLIVAVSKMVPCESIAHAIAAGIQHVGENKVQEADPKIGVLGRQVTWHMVGHLQTNKVKRAVELFDWIQSVDSVRLLDRINRQAEALEMTPRVLLQVNTSGEPSKFGASPGDLETLVHFASECRHVGVEGLMTIGPLTHDEAAVRKSFQRLRTLAETARSWKLPRVSFAHLSMGMSGDYVTAIEEGATIIRIGSAIFGPRPRATTAAEPT; from the coding sequence ATGCCCATCGCCGACAGGCTGTCGGATCTGCAGTCGAAGGTTGCCGACGCAGCGTCGAGGTCGGGCCGGCGCGCCGACGATGTTCTCATCGTCGCCGTGTCGAAGATGGTTCCCTGCGAGTCCATCGCGCACGCCATCGCAGCGGGGATTCAGCACGTCGGCGAGAACAAGGTCCAGGAGGCAGACCCCAAGATCGGAGTGCTGGGCCGACAGGTCACCTGGCATATGGTCGGGCACCTTCAGACGAACAAGGTCAAGCGAGCCGTCGAGCTGTTCGACTGGATCCAGTCCGTCGACAGTGTTCGTCTGCTGGACCGAATCAACCGCCAGGCAGAGGCGCTCGAAATGACGCCTCGCGTCCTCTTGCAGGTGAACACATCCGGGGAGCCCTCCAAGTTCGGCGCGTCGCCGGGCGACCTCGAGACGCTCGTCCATTTCGCATCCGAATGCCGTCATGTGGGTGTCGAAGGGCTGATGACGATCGGGCCGTTGACGCACGACGAGGCGGCGGTCCGTAAGTCATTCCAACGCCTGCGCACCCTGGCAGAGACGGCGCGCTCGTGGAAGCTGCCACGCGTGTCGTTCGCGCACCTTTCTATGGGCATGAGCGGCGACTACGTAACCGCCATCGAGGAAGGCGCGACGATCATTCGGATCGGCTCAGCCATCTTCGGTCCTCGTCCCCGCGCTACAACGGCGGCGGAGCCCACATGA
- a CDS encoding aspartate aminotransferase family protein, whose translation MPSRTTAIQHAEEPRANALRCELEQYVGSAHKTFTPTQAVIARAEGCWLETLDDNRLLDFTSGVLVANLGHNHPRFESAYARYAAGTPRNCYNAITPLEPKAAGRLVSSLNCPRLTKVLWADSGSAGIIKAIWAAQHARPDKRILVATRFGFHGKKGLAGDVTGSSSPNPDVRFISFPMEEVRDVSLVEAAEAQQATLQPKYEAELEALARQERGNLLLLITEPYLGAAGSYHPPKWYMRLLRDWCTQHDVILVFDEVQSCHGRTGELFAFQKHGIEPDLVVLGKGLGNGEPIAAAVGSPELIDSLHYGEASDTYSGNPRACAAILAVLDVFESEPIVANCREMSTRMRDGLSWLRDRFPFVAAIRGEGLVWGIEAGPVGALAAEEVANRMVVECYRSGLHLLGPLAGKVLRVSPPLVITASELQSGIERMYAAFERVAAAG comes from the coding sequence ATGCCCTCAAGGACTACGGCGATCCAGCACGCGGAGGAGCCTCGTGCGAACGCGCTCCGCTGCGAGCTCGAGCAGTACGTCGGGTCTGCCCACAAGACGTTCACGCCCACGCAGGCGGTCATTGCGCGCGCGGAAGGTTGCTGGCTCGAGACGCTTGACGACAACCGGCTCCTGGATTTCACGTCGGGAGTCCTGGTCGCCAATCTCGGACACAACCATCCGCGATTCGAGTCGGCATACGCTCGCTATGCGGCTGGGACGCCCCGCAACTGCTACAACGCGATCACGCCCCTGGAACCCAAGGCTGCCGGAAGGCTCGTCTCCAGTCTCAACTGCCCGCGCCTGACCAAGGTGCTCTGGGCGGACTCGGGCTCGGCGGGGATCATCAAAGCCATCTGGGCGGCTCAACACGCGCGACCCGACAAGCGCATTCTCGTCGCCACGCGATTCGGGTTCCACGGCAAGAAGGGCTTGGCAGGCGACGTCACCGGCAGCTCGAGCCCGAACCCGGATGTCCGCTTCATCTCGTTCCCGATGGAGGAGGTGCGCGATGTGTCGCTGGTGGAGGCAGCGGAGGCACAGCAGGCGACATTGCAACCGAAGTATGAAGCGGAGCTCGAGGCTCTCGCCCGTCAGGAACGAGGCAATCTCCTGCTGCTGATCACGGAGCCGTACCTGGGCGCTGCGGGCTCGTATCACCCGCCGAAGTGGTACATGAGGCTACTCCGCGACTGGTGCACGCAACACGACGTGATCCTTGTGTTCGACGAGGTTCAATCCTGCCACGGCAGGACCGGCGAACTATTCGCCTTTCAGAAGCACGGGATCGAGCCCGATCTGGTGGTGCTCGGCAAGGGGCTTGGGAACGGGGAGCCCATCGCGGCTGCGGTAGGAAGCCCTGAGCTGATCGACTCGCTGCACTACGGCGAAGCGTCCGATACGTACAGCGGAAACCCACGAGCCTGCGCCGCCATCCTGGCTGTACTCGACGTGTTCGAGTCCGAGCCGATCGTCGCGAATTGCCGCGAGATGTCGACCAGGATGCGCGACGGGTTGAGTTGGCTCCGAGACCGGTTCCCATTCGTGGCAGCGATTCGAGGCGAAGGTCTCGTCTGGGGCATCGAAGCGGGGCCCGTAGGCGCTCTCGCTGCGGAAGAGGTCGCGAACCGCATGGTGGTCGAATGCTACCGATCGGGCCTCCATCTGCTGGGTCCGCTCGCCGGAAAGGTCCTCCGAGTGTCCCCTCCATTGGTGATCACTGCATCCGAGCTCCAATCCGGCATCGAGCGAATGTACGCCGCGTTCGAGCGCGTCGCTGCCGCCGGCTAG